The following proteins come from a genomic window of Henningerozyma blattae CBS 6284 chromosome 4, complete genome:
- the OPI3 gene encoding bifunctional phosphatidyl-N-methylethanolamine N-methyltransferase/phosphatidyl-N-dimethylethanolamine N-methyltransferase (similar to Saccharomyces cerevisiae OPI3 (YJR073C); ancestral locus Anc_1.526) encodes MSAVESIAESVTSAVNAAAETAASVAQTLISEVLNTATELGASPTKFDLTDFINEKLALWGEICMELVSSIDFENKLFMLACFCVCFNPMFWNIVARMEYKTHFLTKLAGSAKKGCYILAFIIFSLGIVRDIVYERALAAQPVSALLTGDYVKCAGYLSIGVGQVLVLTSMYQLGITGTYLGDYFGILMEERVTTFPFNVSNNPMYQGSTLSFLGAALVSGKPAGLLIAFLVSTMYQGALQLEEPFTAQIYAKRDQERSKKNI; translated from the coding sequence ATGTCTGCTGTTGAATCAATTGCTGAAAGTGTCACTTCTGCTGTCAATGCTGCTGCAGAAACAGCTGCCTCAGTTGCACAAACTTTGATCTCTGAAGTCTTAAATACTGCTACAGAATTAGGTGCTTCTCCAACCAAGTTTGATTTGACTGATTTTATAAATGAGAAATTGGCCTTATGGGGTGAAATTTGTATGGAATTGGTATCTTCTATTGATTTcgaaaataaattgttcATGTTGGCATGTTTCTGTGTTTGCTTCAACCCAATGTTCTGGAACATTGTTGCTCGTATGGAATATAAGACTCATTTCTTAACTAAGTTAGCTGGTAGTGCTAAGAAGGGATGTTATATTTTAGccttcattattttctcACTAGGTATCGTTCGTGATATTGTATACGAAAGGGCATTAGCTGCTCAACCTGTATCAGCCTTATTGACTGGTGATTATGTTAAATGTGCAGGTTATTTGTCAATCGGTGTAGGTCAAGTTTTAGTCTTGACTTCCATGTATCAATTGGGTATCACTGGTACTTACTTGGGTGATTACTTCGGTATCTTAATGGAAGAAAGAGTAACTACTTTCCCATTCAATGTTTCTAATAATCCAATGTACCAAGGTTCTACTCTATCCTTTTTGGGTGCTGCTTTAGTCTCTGGTAAGCCAGCTGGTTTGTTGATTGCATTTTTGGTCTCCACTATGTACCAAGGTGCTTTACAATTGGAAGAGCCATTTACCGCTCAAATTTACGCTAAGCGTGACCAAGAACGTtctaagaaaaatatttaa
- the CBT1 gene encoding Cbt1p (similar to Saccharomyces cerevisiae CBT1 (YKL208W); ancestral locus Anc_1.525): protein MQQTHVLSETPKFILKNLNTIKHNNNTLVQKIIKNKANYKAYTEFFTKYDTFLMFTIKPDTHLYSKSELKYNWLNFTQVLKSQGILSSRCSTMILQEPINKRMMNSVMKTDICVGNSENSFHGIFQNTDKITNIQTILKITEEHNFNFQMHALGFQISSSNTSSEILNFISKIQPFIQRNNEKYKNLSYSKLLSLAEHGNPQNEEFINNKGRNHDDICTSAESITPVLQALASHHLLFPRVIRNSSYLIFSKIDPDIGILKSKTNARIAESKSI, encoded by the coding sequence ATGCAACAAACTCATGTACTATCCGAAACTCCTAAGTTTATtctgaagaatttaaacACAATTaaacataataataatactttagTGCAgaaaattatcaagaatAAAGCTAATTATAAAGCTTATACTGAGTTTTTCACTAAATATGATACATTTTTAATGTTCACAATCAAGCCGGACACTCATTTATATAGTAAAAGCGAACTAAAATACAACTGGTTGAATTTCACCCAGGTACTAAAAAGTCAAGGAATTTTATCCTCAAGATGTTCTACAATGATTCTACAGGAACCTATCAATAAGAGAATGATGAACAGTGTGATGAAAACAGATATCTGTGTTGGTAATTCTGAAAATAGTTTTCATggaattttccaaaatacCGATAAGATAACTAATATTCAAACGATCCTCAAAATAACCGAAGAacataattttaattttcaaatgcATGCCCTTGGATTTCAGATCAGCTCTTCAAATACTAGTAGTgagatattaaattttatttcgAAGATCCAACCGTTTATTCAAAggaataatgaaaaatataaaaatcttTCGTATtcgaaattattatcattagcAGAACATGGAAATCCGCagaatgaagaatttattaataataaaggtCGGAACCATGATGATATTTGCACTTCCGCTGAATCTATCACCCCAGTATTGCAAGCTCTAGCAAGTCATCATTTATTGTTTCCTAGAGTAATAAGAAATTCTTCATATCTTATATTTAGCAAAATAGATCCTGATATTggtattttaaaatcaaaaactAACGCACGGATAGCAGAATCAAAATCTATATGA
- the LIA1 gene encoding deoxyhypusine monooxygenase (similar to Saccharomyces cerevisiae LIA1 (YJR070C); ancestral locus Anc_1.521) has protein sequence MSTKLEQHYQKTIDGMTLEQLRDILVSPESKLANRFRSLFNLKCVAEDWANDSANATLAVQYMNETFADKSELLKHEVAYVLGQTKNMSACPKLREVTLDQSQQPMVRHEAAEALGALGDQESVTMLRKAACEDPHIAVRETCQLAADRIVWAHSDAATREKLQTSLYSSTDPAPPLSLEKKYDVESLKSLLNDQKASLFMRYRAMFRLRDVGTDEACKALASGFNDPSALFKHEIAYVMGQMGNPISVPFLVEVLGRFEEAPMVRHEAAEALGAIHSPEVVPVLKGYLNDPVDVVRESAIVALDMYEYENSNEFEYDPTK, from the coding sequence ATGTCCACTAAGTTAGAACAACATTACCAAAAAACCATTGATGGTATGACTTTGGAACAATTGAGAGATATCCTTGTCTCTCCAGAATCTAAGTTGGCTAACAGATTCAGAtctttattcaatttaaagTGTGTTGCCGAAGACTGGGCCAATGATTCTGCAAATGCTACCTTAGCTGTTCAATACATGAACGAAACTTTCGCTGACAAGAGTGAATTATTGAAGCACGAAGTTGCTTACGTTTTGGGTCAAACCAAAAACATGAGTGCTTGTCCTAAATTGAGAGAAGTTACCTTGGATCAAAGCCAACAACCAATGGTTAGACACGAAGCTGCTGAAGCTTTGGGTGCCTTAGGTGACCAAGAATCCGTGACTATGTTGAGAAAGGCTGCTTGTGAAGATCCACACATTGCTGTTAGAGAAACCTGTCAATTAGCTGCTGATAGAATCGTATGGGCTCATTCTGATGCTGCTACTAgagaaaaattacaaactTCTTTGTACTCTTCTACCGATCCAGCTCCACCATTATCtttagaaaagaaatatgaTGTTGAGAGTTTGAAAAGTCTATTGAATGATCAAAAGGCTTCTTTATTCATGAGATACAGAGCTATGTTCAGATTAAGAGATGTTGGTACCGATGAAGCTTGTAAAGCTTTAGCCTCTGGTTTTAACGATCCTTCTGCTTTATTCAAGCATGAAATTGCTTATGTCATGGGTCAAATGGGTAACCCAATCAGTGTTCCATTCTTAGTCGAAGTCTTGGGTCGTTTCGAAGAAGCTCCAATGGTTAGACACGAAGCTGCCGAAGCTTTAGGTGCTATTCACTCCCCAGAAGTTGTTCCTGTCTTAAAGGGTTACTTAAACGATCCAGTTGATGTTGTCAGAGAATCTGCCATTGTTGCTTTGGATATGTACGAATATGAAAACTCAAACGAATTCGAATACGATCCTACCAAATAA
- the EAP1 gene encoding Eap1p (similar to Saccharomyces cerevisiae EAP1 (YKL204W); ancestral locus Anc_1.518) — protein MEFNDPSILTAVRSSERNSNSNSTNNGRQTSQTATADHINKFFQDLKRKHEKKTNEDSKNSTNNDYDNDDFSNSNANSLSKLLKNKNSADRNTSFDTPKSTFGNDISNDTSDKQPFTLDFKPVAEKKSHVYSVNELLAISEDLDKDLIDGIVSKLPNKKFWRLQRKYPDHNNNNSNNNNSTNSGKSSGYRSQLSNNSNSTSNNGPNINSLGNAYSNDQDMHGRRNSRSKNTRLPRSKRGGLNKFGKERNYNEDKHNNEMNTDDLMELEKEFEPTGNSMADFEMWKAKMKETENRKKGISSTTSSSVSSTIINSSISQKDDLGNTSSSVDRPNLTGRTTSSISDFLKMNTEKESKTKSDSADESKTEPLGSSSLSNNESKKTRSNFVKNDVEEGAVGTSSSRFSSFFTNSSLSTSGNSPSKSNIPINEQANQERSVSNYNSNRLAQPAESVQTLQSGSKLMSFFKTDSRSSTPQTPGTPLSNTPIARTENITPFMQGPTSIPQMQHQLPQQQQQHQQQQQQIPHAQQCMQQIPPQMQQQLQQQMRQQQHPPFMQHTMGQVPNNNAFFQNLLNKGKDKDGNDTPMAPPPGLIPPLQNGKQQFPPNISVPPGFPMPMPPQMMHPQAFMGFQGQPQLQSNMLMNSSMPNISNNKDSNKSKGKKFTNNEGIQEKKNSQNILRQNSNSTIPDNGSNSAGNTIPPQFMPGMLPPGFPPMQGMPPNNMMPPQMVGNQPFFPGIPPPNMQQGGNRYPPQVPTPIENIEQKSKK, from the coding sequence ATGGAATTCAATGATCCATCAATTTTAACAGCTGTTAGATCGAGCgaaagaaattcaaattcaaattcaactAATAATGGCCGCCAAACAAGCCAAACTGCTACAGCAGATCATATTAATAAGTTTTTCCAAGATTTAAAGAGAAAACATGAAAAAAAGACCAATGAAGACTCGAAGAATTCAACGAATAATGATTATGATAATGACGACTTCTCTAATTCTAATGCTAATAGCTTAAGTAAacttttgaaaaacaaaaattctGCTGATAGAAATACTAGCTTTGATACTCCAAAAAGCACCTTCGGCAATGATATCAGCAATGATACTAGTGACAAGCAACCTTTTACCTTAGATTTTAAACCAGTTGCTGAAAAGAAATCTCATGTGTATAGCGTTAATGAACTCCTAGCCATATCAGAAGATTTAGACAAAGATTTGATAGATGGTATTGTATCCAAATTGCCAAATAAAAAGTTCTGGAGATTACAAAGAAAATACCCTGaccataataataataattctaataataataattcgaCTAATTCGGGAAAATCCTCAGGTTACAGAAGCCAATTGAGCAATAACTCGAATAGCACCTCTAATAATGGGcctaatattaattctcTTGGTAATGCTTACTCAAATGATCAAGATATGCAtggaagaagaaatagTAGGTCAAAAAATACTAGACTACCTCGCTCTAAGAGAGGTGGGTTAAATAAGTTCGgtaaagaaagaaattataatgaagataaaCATAATAACGAAATGAATACTGATGATTTAATGGAATTAGAAAAGGAATTTGAGCCAACAGGTAATTCAATGGCTGACTTTGAAATGTGGAAAGCAAAAATGAAAGAAACggaaaatagaaaaaaggGTATTTCTAGCACTACTTCTTCCTCTGTATCATCCacaataattaattcttcCATTTCACAAAAGGATGATTTAGGGAATACCAGCTCATCTGTCGATAGACCAAATCTCACTGGAAGAACTACAAGTTCTATTtcagattttttaaagatgaaCACAGAAAAAGAATCTAAAACTAAAAGTGATTCAGCTGATGAGTCTAAGACAGAACCGTTAGGATCTAGCTCATTAAGTAACAATGAGTCAAAAAAGACAAGGTCgaattttgttaaaaatgATGTGGAAGAAGGTGCAGTTGGTACAAGTTCATCAAgattttcatcattttttacAAATTCTAGTCTTTCTACTTCTGGTAATTCTccttcaaaatcaaatatccCAATAAACGAGCAAGCTAATCAAGAGAGATCTGTATCAAACTACAATAGCAACAGATTGGCTCAACCTGCTGAAAGTGTTCAAACACTACAGTCCGGTTCAAAATTAATgtcttttttcaaaacagATTCTCGTTCAAGTACACCACAAACGCCAGGTACTCCACTCTCGAACACACCAATTGCTAGAACAGAAAATATAACACCATTTATGCAAGGGCCAACAAGTATTCCACAAATGCAACATCAATTACCTCAACAGCAGCAACAGcatcaacaacaacagcaacaaaTACCACATGCTCAACAATGTATGCAACAAATACCACCACAGATGCAACAGCAACTACAACAGCAAATGCGCCAACAGCAGCATCCCCCATTTATGCAACATACAATGGGCCAGGTACCTAACAATAATGCATTTTTCCAAAACCTGTTGAATAAAGGTAAGGACAAGGATGGTAACGATACTCCAATGGCTCCTCCACCGGGCTTAATACCTCCACTACAAAATGGCAAACAACAATTTCCTCCAAATATCTCAGTACCACCAGGATTTCCAATGCCAATGCCACCGCAAATGATGCACCCTCAAGCTTTTATGGGATTCCAAGGACAGCCTCAACTGCAAAGCAACATGCTGATGAATAGCAGTATGCcaaatatttccaataataaagattccAATAAGAGTAAGGGcaaaaaatttactaaTAATGAGGGGattcaagaaaagaaaaacagtCAAAATATTCTACGTCAAAACTCTAATTCTACTATTCCAGATAATGGTTCTAACAGTGCCGGTAACACAATTCCGCCACAATTCATGCCAGGCATGTTACCCCCTGGTTTTCCACCAATGCAAGGTATGCCACCTAATAATATGATGCCACCACAGATGGTTGGTAATCAACCATTTTTCCCTGGTATTCCACCTCCAAATATGCAACAAGGTGGAAATAGATATCCTCCACAAGTTCCAACaccaattgaaaatattgagcAGAAATCTAAAAAATAG